AGATATTTCAGATATAAACAGAAGTTTAGTAAACTTTTTAAGAGCTTGTTAGAAACCTACAAGCAGGATTTTTTGAAGTCTCCTCACTTGTGTTTATTCTTACTAATTATCACTAGTGTGATTGGCTACCTATATTTACCCTTAGCACTAGAGATTGCCAAGGAAGCTAAAAGCTTTGATTTTAGGGAAATCCCTATGGGTGCCTGGTGGACTAATCCCTTAAGATTGTTTGTTCCTTTACTACCACCAGGTTTAACAGGTTTAATGCCATCCTACTATGAATTAAGTGAAGTATTTGCAAAAATATTTAGAGATTCACCAGCAGGTTCTCTTCCTGGGAGTCCCGGATTGTTTTTAGCTATTATTGGAGTTTTGGGTTTGTGGCAAGCACGTAAAAAAGCCATTATTTTTATCCCATTGATTATTGTATTCCTGCTTTGCCTATCCTATAATCCAGAGTTTTTTCCAACACTGCGCATTTTTCCCTGGTTTGCTTTTAACCGTTTTACTGAGCGTAGTACTAATATTTATCCAGTTATACTTTGTTTATTGGCGTTACATATTAACTTAAATAATCTGCCCTTAATTTTAAAAAAAATTCTTCCATTCCTTTTGGTTATTCTAGCCTGCACTGAACTATATACAGCTTATTATGTAAAGTTTAATTATCAGCCATACTCATTTGATAAAACTTTTTTTGCTTATATGGATTATGTAAAAAAAACACCAGGAGAAGCTGTTTTAGATTTCCCCTTCTGTGCGGTGGGTGGGAATGGAGTAGGTGGAACAGAACTCTGCCCATACTACTTGAAAACTGCTGGTATTTATGGATTGAGAAGATTTCACGAAAAGAAAGTTTTAGGTCAGTACTTTGGTCGCTTACATCCTTCCCAAATTCAGCCATACCTTCAGGCAGGATGGAACAAGCTCTTCTTTCCAGATAATCCATCTCCTCATCTTGCAGTCTCTCAAACACGATGTTTTAGAGCTGATGAGTGGGCTTTCTTTACCGATTTTTATAAGCTAAATGATTTTGCTGGTATTAATCTTTATGTTGATTTATTACCAAGAAATTGTGCTAGTGAATTTTATGAACGATTTGGCAATCCTGCTGTCGAAACAGTAGTTCCAGGAGCAGGTAGAGTGAAATTTTTACCGAAGTCTACTGAATTAAGAAATCAAGTTAACTTAGAATTAGGTACGGCGCTGAAATTTGAACCTTTTCTAAGTTTTTCAGAATCTAATTTAATTAAACCTAACTCAGAAAAGACCTTTTTGGCTATTCGTGGTCTTAATCCTTTAGCAAAAGATACAATTAGCGACTGCCGCTGGGGTTTAGGGCCTGAAAGCAAATTAGAATTCAAACTTCCTCAAAGTCAGACTTTAGCAGTCTCTTTCCGGTTTGATAATCCCATTCCCGGTCAAGATGTAGTGGTTGAAGCAAATGGAGCAACAATCTTAAGATTGGAGCGCATGACAGGAGGCAATACAGTTGATAAAACAATTAAGTTTCAAGGTGTTAAGGGGCTTAACTACGTTACTTTCAAATACAGGTCTTGGAATCACAATAAAATCATACTTGTCCCTAATTATAATCAGCCTATAGCTGTCTTGTTTAGAAAATTGTTAATTCAGCCAGAATAGCCATTGCTTTGGCGTCCTGAACAAACCCCCTAGAAGACCTCACCCAATCTGCGCTAAACCTTTACTATTGGTCAGCGAATATCGAGTAATTGTAAAGATTGGAAAAAATTCTTTGCTGTTGAATGATGCTGTTAGGCTAATTGTCGATCTAAAATTTTAGTGAAAATTGGGTAAGGGCGACTCATGAGTCGCCTAAAGCTATTTGCCAACCGTATCCTAAAAGTCTGGGGCTATAACAACGAAGTCTGCCTATCGCGCTTGCGCTCTTGCTAGCGTGGCAAGCGGACTCAATGCAAGCCTATGGCAACCCTGACCTTTACTACGGTCGCTCTAGCCTTCTCCTCGCGGCGTCAAGACCGGCTTGGTAGCCTTGATCGTAACCCTCTTTGTAGCCTCTATCGTAAGTGTCTTTGCAATTATTTCCGGTCGAACCACTAGCAGTTTTGCAATTTTGGAGACTGGCAAAAGGGATATAAGCCACTCCGCCGCTACCTGGAAGGCTGGTTTTATACTTTGCCCACTCCTGACTACTACCTGATTGGTCTCGCGATGTACCTATTACGCGTATCTCTGTACCGTCTGGGGCGAAACCGAGTACTCTTGAACTTAAAGAGGGACTGGCATAAATAGCCGCTTTCAATTCCTTTAGGCTTGTACCGACCGGATATCCTTAGTCTCGTGTACTCATTGTTGATTGGCTAGAATTTTCCGATAAACCTGAATCGTCTGCTGTGCGATCGCATCCCAACTATAATTCTTCAAAGCATATTCTTGACCCTTCATTCCTCGGCGCTGGCGTTCCCCAGCATCCTGAAGTGACTTGCGTAAGCACTCCGTTAAAGCATCAACATCACACGCACAAACCCAGCCTGCCTGAGTCCTTTCAACCTCTTCCCAAATATGAACTTGGTCAGAAATCACCACAGGCGTCGCAGCAACCATCGCTTCTGCCACTGCAATGCCAAAGTTTTCGTAGTAAGAAGGTAGGACAAATAAATCCGCATCTTGCAATAAAGCCGCCTTCAATTGCCCCGTCACAAAACCCGTAATCGTAGTACAGGAGGACAGAGGAGAAGTCTTAATTCGTTCGGCAATCTGACTTTCATAATCGGGGTCTTGAGGATTTGCTCCTGCTAAAACACAGTGAAAATTAACTCCCTCTGCTAACAGTTTTTCCACTGCTGGTATGAGCAAATTTAGACCTTTTTTGGGGTCAATTCGGGACATAAATAGCAGCAAAGGCTGGTTATCTGAAATACCCAGTTGACGCCGCGCTTCTCCTGGAGGGGGCATTACTAACGGCGTCACTCCTAGCGGAATCACCAAATCTCGTGTCTGAATGCCAAAACGTTCCGAAATCTTGGCCTCTTGATCACTGGTGAAGTGAATACCTGCCGCACCGGCTAAGTTAGATCGTTCCCACAGTGCAGCATAGATTTGCTTGAGTTGCCGCTTCTTCTGTAAGTCTGCTGGGTCAAGAGTGCCTAAGGGACGCAGAATATAGGGTAGGTTTTTGTGTCGTGCGATCGCAGCCGCTGCCGTACTCACAGGCGAGAACAAAGCATGGATATGAGCCAGATCAAATCCTCTGGATTCATACCATAACCATCGCAAAAGGTCAAGGGAAAACTTGTAGCGGCGGAATGGAGAACACCGAAAGTATCGCACTTGATAGCCATCTTGCTCGACGGGTTGATCCAAGGGAACATCCAGGGGTGGTTGTCCCACATCTCCATTCGAGTCAGTTGTGAGTACTGTAACGTCCATCCCCTGAGAGGCTAATGCTGATGAAAGCCCTTTTACCATCTGACTTGGGCCTCCATAAACCAGGGAAATCGAAGGAATAATTTGTAGAATCCGCAGAGGCTGGCTCATCGCTAGTTTATCTCCCTATCAACAGCAGGAGTGGCTTGAAAGGGTAGAACATTCAACTTTCCTTGCCCAATTCCTCTCTAGATCGTGTTCTTAGAGCTACCAAGGACTACCGACTATGGTAAAAGCGGCCCAATAGTAGGGTGAGGAAAAATCCTCATTCCCTATCATGGCTAGTTCTGAGGGTAAAGGAACCGTCTGTGTGGGGGTGTGCAACTGACCCCCTTCCCATCGCACCTGTCCTTTGAGCATCACGATCTGAGCTTGGCGGAGAGCCTCAGCTTTAATGGGTGCCGTTTTCAGTTCCTGATAAAATTGTGTCATCAGCCCTAATGTTCCGGCATCGCTGACCTCCCACAGACTAGCAATCACTGACTTCGCTCTGGCCTGCACGGCTAACCCGGCAAAGCCTAACTCCGCTTGCTTATCTCCGATCGCCGTCTCGCAAGCACTCAACACTAATAATTCTAGGGGTGTCTTGTTCCAAGGGAACTGCCCCATCTGATCCAACGTTAGCTTCTTGTCCCAAAACTGAATGTAAGAGTTGCTCGGTTCTCCGGGTTGGAAGGCGGCATGAGTGGCTAAGTGAATAATTTCATAGGGCTGTGAGGCGTGTTGTGATTGGAGATTGGTTAGGGTGAACTCTTGATTGAGGAAGGATTTCCCTTGCCCTAGGCTTGCCGTAATTGTCGATAATTCTATGGGTACAGCCGGCAAGGGATTTTGGTCTTTAAATTCCGACGCACCCATCGCTAGTACGGGCGACTTTCTCAAATCGGTGTAAACTTTACTGGTTAGTTTGAAAGCCGGAATGCGGGAAAAGCTATACTTTTCTACCAGAAACTGTTTCCCATCATGTAACGCAGCTAGAGGTAAAGTCCGCAAACCGCCACCGACGCAAAACAACAGCGTGTCGATTTTTTGAGCTTGAAGGTCTACCTCTAGTGGGGCAATCATCCACTGATAAAGTTGCTGGGCTGGTGCTCGATATTTGGTAGTGTTTCTGAACACGGGGTTGATCAGATATCGCGTCATCTCTTGGGCTTGCTTTTGCAACTCAGCGCTATTCGCCGCTAAGACACGCTTATGAATCGGTTTACCATCGGGCGTGATCATTATCAGTTCCAGTTGTTGCGGTCGAGGAACCATGTAAATTAGAGCCGGCTTTTTCCCTGTTTGAGTCGCGATTTGCGACAGAGTATCGGCAATTTTCTGGACTGTCATTGAGTCATTTGAGAAATTAGCCCCAAAGTATTCCTCAAAGTCCTTTTCCCAGGTTCGCTCGATCAGCGGCACGGCAACAGAAAGATTATCTCGGTCAAGAGCGAATAAGTGTGCAGGAACAACAGGAATATCCGCTTGGACTTGAAGGATTTGCCCTTGAGTAAGGGAATGGCTGCTAGTAGGGTCAGACTTTGGCTTCAGGGTTCGTGGCTGCACAGGTTCTGCACCCAGCGTTCCCATAAGCTGTAATGCTGCCAGCAATAAGCTAATTCGACTCACGACGGATTTCATAGGCACCTCACGGAAGAAATCCAACTACCTACAAGGGGCTGAAGAAGTGTGAAATGTGAAGGATAAAAAGTAAAGTCTTCTGACGACTGACAAGCTCTAGCCCTGACTTGTTTATGGAGAGTGTGGGGATGGGCTATTTCATCTTTGAGATGTCATCCTTCATCCTTCAGTTGACTGGAGTTAGCTCGTCAACGTTCGAGAAAATCGACAACACCTTCTCTTAGATCAACTATCCTCTGATTTCCGCTCAGGGGTATCGACCTTTGTGAGTATCTCGTATTACAGGTACGCTTAGGGGTTGTAGATCACTATTAAGGAAGCGATCGCCGCTCTTGTAACCCTGTGATTAACTAGCATGACATCGACGCTCTTAAGGCTGCTAACACTGGTGCCGAGTCAATCGCTTGTTGAGCCAGATACAAGAGGTTACTGTTTATTCACCGGGCTTCAACTCTTGGCTGTTCGGCGTCCGTTCTGCGAATTCTTGCCGCCGCATCTGTGTCTGCTGCTTTTTGTAGGCCATTAGGTCCTCCAAGCGAATCCGGCGTAGCATACCCGCTTGAGAGAAGGGGATAGTTCCTGTATCGAGGAGTTGCTCTACATTTTTTGACTGGACATTGAGCAAAGTGGCCGCTTCCCAGATGGTTAAGGGTTGGTGAAAGGTTGTAATGGTTACACTCTTGCTTAAGAGTAACTGATGCACCATTTGACGCAGCAAATGAAATACCGATTCAGGAAGTTCGACTTGCTCACCTGTTGAGGTAGACAGTCGTGGTAATGAGGCCATTTCCCCCTCAATCGGGGTATTTAAAATCTCGTCTAATTTTGCCAACTGAGTCTGCTCTTGCTCTGTAGCAACAATCGGTTCCGGTTGGAAGTCATTGGATGCCATTGCCCTAGTTTCCCATTTTTTGCTCTGCGGTCTAATGTTAGATTCCCCTTAACCGAGGCGATTGCTATCTTTTTGAGACAATATGTGACATCCTCCAGACGCTGACCCTACGGGTACAGCGCTGGCTTCCAAACCTCACGATTTGGCTTTCCTAGTTCTTCCCTTGCGGGATTTCGCCTCTGACCTAGACTGACTTTCATCAATCCCCGGCAGACCGACTGCATAGGCGTTTTCTATTCCGCAGAGTCCCTGCGTACTAATGAGTTCTAAACCACGCAACCTAATAACTTCTGATGCTGCATGATCTCTATCTGTTTCGTACCCACATTCACCGCATCTATGAACGCGTTCGGAAAGTTCTTTCTTGCCCGTATGCGTGTTGCACTTGGGACAAGTTTGAGACGTTCCATCTGGATTGACCCGGAGGAAGTAGATTTGATGCTTCTTAGCCACCCACTCCAGTAGATTGAGAAACTGACCAAAAGCGGCATCCAAGGTGTGTTTTCTCAACATACCCCTGGACATTGCCTTCAAATTCAAGTCCTCAACAAACACCATCCCAATACCTTCATTGGTACACAGATGGTTAGCCAGTTTAAATTGCCAATCCTTCCGAACGCTGGTGATGTGGTTGTGGAATCTGGCAACCTTGATTCGAGCTTTCTCACGGTTCTTAGAACCCTTTTTCGTTCTGGCATACTTGCGTTGCAGCAATTCCAGCTTGCGGTACAAGGATGTCAGGAATCGGGGTCTAGCAATAAACTCTTTATCCGAGGTTGTCAAATACTTGGACAGTCCCAAATCAATACCCAGTGCATCTCCATGAGGTTGAGCATCGGGTATCGATACATCAGACTCAATTGTCACTACGACTTCCCACCTATCGGCTTTCCTCAATACCCGTGCTTGCTTGACTACAAACCCCTCTGGAATAGGTCGATGCAAGTTGATGGGCATCTTCCCCACTTTGGGCAGGCTGATTTGCCATCCCGTAATTGGGTTGGTTTTGAATTGAGGAAACAGCATGGACTTAATTTGTCCAAACTTCTTGAAGCGAGGAAAGCCAAACTTTCTCTGTTGAAAATAATTCCAGGCGTCATGCAATCTACGAATGCTTGTTTGCAGAACTTGAGAAGGGGCTTGTTCCAACAATGGGAACTCTTTTTTCGCTTTGGGAAGTGCGTTCTGTTGAGCGTAATAGGTAGGAAATGGTTTATCGGCTGGAATGATATATTCTCTCTCCAGCGAACAATAATCCAAACTACATTTACGTGAATTGACCCAATCTTTGATTTCTCGCAAAGCATAGTTATAAACCTTGCGAGAAATTTCCAACCAATGCAGCATTGTTTCTTCTTGGTTGGCGTCTGGATAAATTCGGTAGAAGTAGTTCATGATCAGAGTCATGTTGTCAATTCTAACACGAGACTACGGGTCTATAAACTCATATCTAATGCTGGTTTTACCGGAATTGACCGGATAAAATCAGCGACCGGATCTCATACGAGGAGGAGTCCATGTATCCCAGCGCTCACCTTTCAGGTAGAG
This portion of the Microcoleus sp. AS-A8 genome encodes:
- the hpsP gene encoding hormogonium polysaccharide biosynthesis glycosyltransferase HpsP — protein: MRILQIIPSISLVYGGPSQMVKGLSSALASQGMDVTVLTTDSNGDVGQPPLDVPLDQPVEQDGYQVRYFRCSPFRRYKFSLDLLRWLWYESRGFDLAHIHALFSPVSTAAAAIARHKNLPYILRPLGTLDPADLQKKRQLKQIYAALWERSNLAGAAGIHFTSDQEAKISERFGIQTRDLVIPLGVTPLVMPPPGEARRQLGISDNQPLLLFMSRIDPKKGLNLLIPAVEKLLAEGVNFHCVLAGANPQDPDYESQIAERIKTSPLSSCTTITGFVTGQLKAALLQDADLFVLPSYYENFGIAVAEAMVAATPVVISDQVHIWEEVERTQAGWVCACDVDALTECLRKSLQDAGERQRRGMKGQEYALKNYSWDAIAQQTIQVYRKILANQQ
- a CDS encoding CHAT domain-containing protein, whose product is MKSVVSRISLLLAALQLMGTLGAEPVQPRTLKPKSDPTSSHSLTQGQILQVQADIPVVPAHLFALDRDNLSVAVPLIERTWEKDFEEYFGANFSNDSMTVQKIADTLSQIATQTGKKPALIYMVPRPQQLELIMITPDGKPIHKRVLAANSAELQKQAQEMTRYLINPVFRNTTKYRAPAQQLYQWMIAPLEVDLQAQKIDTLLFCVGGGLRTLPLAALHDGKQFLVEKYSFSRIPAFKLTSKVYTDLRKSPVLAMGASEFKDQNPLPAVPIELSTITASLGQGKSFLNQEFTLTNLQSQHASQPYEIIHLATHAAFQPGEPSNSYIQFWDKKLTLDQMGQFPWNKTPLELLVLSACETAIGDKQAELGFAGLAVQARAKSVIASLWEVSDAGTLGLMTQFYQELKTAPIKAEALRQAQIVMLKGQVRWEGGQLHTPTQTVPLPSELAMIGNEDFSSPYYWAAFTIVGSPW
- a CDS encoding excisionase family DNA-binding protein, with translation MASNDFQPEPIVATEQEQTQLAKLDEILNTPIEGEMASLPRLSTSTGEQVELPESVFHLLRQMVHQLLLSKSVTITTFHQPLTIWEAATLLNVQSKNVEQLLDTGTIPFSQAGMLRRIRLEDLMAYKKQQTQMRRQEFAERTPNSQELKPGE
- a CDS encoding transposase; amino-acid sequence: MTLIMNYFYRIYPDANQEETMLHWLEISRKVYNYALREIKDWVNSRKCSLDYCSLEREYIIPADKPFPTYYAQQNALPKAKKEFPLLEQAPSQVLQTSIRRLHDAWNYFQQRKFGFPRFKKFGQIKSMLFPQFKTNPITGWQISLPKVGKMPINLHRPIPEGFVVKQARVLRKADRWEVVVTIESDVSIPDAQPHGDALGIDLGLSKYLTTSDKEFIARPRFLTSLYRKLELLQRKYARTKKGSKNREKARIKVARFHNHITSVRKDWQFKLANHLCTNEGIGMVFVEDLNLKAMSRGMLRKHTLDAAFGQFLNLLEWVAKKHQIYFLRVNPDGTSQTCPKCNTHTGKKELSERVHRCGECGYETDRDHAASEVIRLRGLELISTQGLCGIENAYAVGLPGIDESQSRSEAKSRKGRTRKAKS